The Xenopus tropicalis strain Nigerian chromosome 1, UCB_Xtro_10.0, whole genome shotgun sequence DNA segment ggtgttagtcttggttcctacagtagaaagtaagttcctggccaaatggcagggcccttacgagattatagagcgcataggggaagttaattataaggtgtcccaaccagacaggcgtaagaaggagcagctctatcatgtgaacctaattaagtcctggaaagatagggaagccctgtcagcctattctacagctgtagaggtagaaatccctcatctgcctgaggtaaaagtggctgagaccctcactaacagtcagaagcaggaaatgagagaattcctgatcaggaatagacaaatattctcagaccagcctgggcttactgagataataaaacatgacattataacTGGACCTGGGGTTAAAGTCAATGTCAGACCTTATAGGATACCCGAGGCCCGACGCCAGGCAGTTGCAGAGGAGATTAAAAAGATGTTGGAGCTGgacgtaattgaggagtcccatagtgactggtccagccccattgtccttgtcccaaaaccggatgggagcatccgattttgcaatgacttcagaaagttaaatgaggtcagcaagtttgatgcatatcctatgccccgggtagatgaattgattgaaaggctaggacaggcccgatacatcaccactctagatcttaccaaggggtattggcaggtacccctcaccgaaggggcgaaagagaagacggccttttccactcctgaggggcagtggcaatataaacgcttaccgtttggcttacatggggccccagctacgtttcagagaatgatggatcgcattctcaaaccacacagagggtatgcttcagcctacctggacgatgtggttatctttagcccggactgggaaagtcatttgcctcgggtacaagcggtccttgactctatctggaaggctggtctgacagcaaaccccaaaaagtgtgccATGGGGTTAGAAGAGGCCCGCTATTTGGGGTATGTTATTGGAAGGGGGGTAGTCAAGCCCCAGGTGTCCAAAATTGAGGGAATTCAGCAGTGGCCCCGGCCCAATTCCAAGAAGCAAGTGAGGGCTTTTCTTGGGATAGTGGGGTATTACAGGAGATTTGTCCCCAATTTTGCCTCCCTAGCATCCCCACTTACTGACCTCACAAAAGGGAGTAAAGCTGGAGCAGTTACATGGACCCCAGAGGCAGAGGAAGCCTTTCTAAACCTGAAGGCATCCTTGTGCAGATACCCAGTGCTAATAGCTCCTAATTTCAAAAAAGAGTTCCTTGTACAgactgatgcctctgaggttgggttaggggctgttctgtcacaagtggtgaatggggaagagcacccggtagcatacctaagtaggaaactaacccccgctgaatgcaggtatgccattgttgagagggagtgtctggccatcaagtgggcattggagagcctgagatattatctcttagggaggcagttcaaacttatcaccgaccatgccccacttaaatggatggcccaaaatagggaaaagaatgccagggtcaccaggtggttcttatcgcttcagaattttaagttctcagtggaacatagacctggaaagttgcaaggtaatgcagatgctctctccagggtatattcgttgatggcatgctgtgctcagccccacgggcttgagcagaggggggggatatgtggtatggtgacaaaaaggtccccggtttcctggggaaaagtgattgacaacaggtatgttgggccacggattctcagacatttttactgaggtgagaccagcagtgtttggggcatagaaacactttgtttctctgcagttttttttaaatcgttgatccggggctggtcttactgggaatccgcaagagcagggtgggtggattcccaaatccataggccaggtttttcaggaggccctaggcctatttgtagtacacctgaagctgtgcagggaagctgatgagcctgtgtgtgtgagagagacacgctgctggatttgctcagcttcaggataAAGAGAAGCATTTACTTTTGtattagccaggaggcttgatatttctgttccaattgttgttttataccccctgcgaggggaaacttctgcagccgctgaaaaataaacgcgggcaggaagcccttacaccggtcttggtgtgtgaagttgcctcatttgcagcctaccagcgagtgaacccccacaatatatatatatatatatatatatatatatatatatatatatatatatataggacattaaaacaAACTGTGCATAAAGCTACTAAGAAATTCCCTCCCgtttaaacaaaacagagattgtttgtccatatattgcaatatattcaaggtGGCCAACTGCgttaaagtcatccctggtctggccagtcctacactcacttttatctaattcattaaaaattctactgcttcaatatacattttacaccGGGACAGAGTTTTCCCTGCAACTTAGTTGCTTtcaaactcccaaatggttgctcttTTTATTGGACACcgctgggatcacctgactgtagctgaaaATGATGAGAGCAACAACATGAATCTGGCCACTGTATAAACTACAGCAAAAAAAGtcaaagttgtgctcaccactaaattttaaaccattatgcaggggtgcaatgaggctgtgactacaAAATTTATATAGACAGAAGAGGCAAGGGGTCCTCTGCACtcagtatatataggacattaagttactaagaaatgccctccgcTTTaaccaaaacagggattgtttgtccatatattgcaatatatttaagctggccaactacatcaaagtcatccctggtctggccagtcctgcactcacttttatctgattaattgccctttttattggtcaCCACTGGGATcaactgactgtagctgggaaggagcTGAACACTGTGCCTGTGAACTATAGAAAAAAAGGGGTGTGCATActactacatttttaaacaattaggTGGGGGTGGAATAATGGTGTtatcacaaaattcatatagagaGAAACAAGAGGTCTAGTACACCTGCAGAGGTGCTGTATACCCTCTTGTTCAACATACTCTTTGTCTTTGTAAACCAAAGCTACCAATTACCAGTAACCAACCCTCTCTGTGCGCTGATATTCTGAttcttaaatatttaaaaaataacggTCAACACCATAAATGAAGTAGAAATACTACTTGAAATTACTGCATATGCACTTGAAATAAAGCggtagttcaactttaaatgAACTTTCAGTTTAATGGAGACAGTGGTGTtttgaggcaatttgcagttggaattattattattttgtatcatTTAGCTGTTTGTTTAGCAGCTATTCAGTTTAGGATTGCTACAGtgagctggttgctagggtttaaataaCAGACTGGAAGagagctttaaaaataaaataaaaaaataatacaacttATAGCCTTGCAGAGCAgtcgttttttttttactaacaggGTCGGTGAACCCTATTTAAAGcttcaaatataaaaaagaatattATGAAgcccagttgaaaagttgctaagaataggccattctgtaatgTGTCCCCCAATCCTACAGTATATCGCAGCCATGTTCATCATAATGAGAAAGTTGGGGCACTCATTATGTGCCCCACATGACCTCCCACACTGGGAGCACCCCTGTCTGCATGGGGAAATAAAACTTTAGGCATACTGCCATACTGcgttaataaaaaaatcaagtaGAAAAAAATCATGTAACCTTCTTCTGCAAAATATCTGGGAAAAAATATATGTGCAAAACCTTGAAAaagctttttcatagccataccttctttgttattgtttttctttgctcATTGCAAAGTCATCATGTTTCCACGACAACTCACTGTCATGTTTAAAGTGATTTTGATGACATCATGTTTCCATGACAACTGACTCTTATCTTTGTTATTGCTTATCTTCTCTTGTTGTCATGGaaacgtgatgacatcacaatggaaaAGAAAAACATCAACAAAGATGAGATAATCGCCATGGaaacgtgatgacatcacaatggtaaGAGATAATCGCCATGGaaacgtgatgacatcacaatgaccAGAACTAAAGGCTTGATAAAGCTCACTTGGGTATTAGTTAGTATACCTTGAGAAAGGACTAGAGACACACTGTGAGTTTCATCCAGTTGAGCTTTAGTCTACACTCGAGTTTAATCTAGCTAGTTTTTAGTGTACAAACAAGATCATTGAACACTTTTGCTAGCTAGATGGAGAGAACTATTCCCAGGAAGACTGTTAAAACACAACAACAAAAAGAATGTGCTTTAGACACCAAAATTAAAAAACAACCTACAGCTAAGGACAAACATGATGTTTCTCCTACAAAAGGACATAAACCAATAAACACCTATAGAAAGGAAATCAATCCGGATTCCCTGAAACAGGCTAAATTATTGGTAGAGAAAgcaattaaggaaaaaaaagtatttgctatCCAAGGTTATTATCCTTACATACGGAGTGGCCTGAAGAGCAGAGGATGGGTGGAGAAAAACATTCACAAGGTCCGACGACAACATGATGATGATACAGAAGGTATCTGTGATCTCATGTCAAGGCTTTTACATGATCAAGATCCCAATTTTGTTTGGGCATCAACACATGATTCCTTGAACAGACATGTGTTGAAAAATGATCAGATTATAATAAACCATTTTCCAAAATCTGTGTTCACAACTAAGGTGGGCCTGTGCCTCAATTTAAGAAACCTACATTGGTTTGCGGATGCTGATCCAAATTCCTTTTCCCCACGTTGCTACAGACTGGGAGTCAAAGAGGAAAAACAAGCATTTATTGAGGATTTCCGGCTCACTGCTGCCTGTAGCATTCTAAAACTTGTTTCACGTGAAGGAAAAAATATGCCTAACAGAAGAGACGTGAAAAAAGAAATCACTGCTGCACTTCTGTTAAAATATTACAAGAAAGCCAAACCCCTTATAACAAGTGTCCCAGTTCAAGTTATCAAAACAGCTCTCAAGGCTTGCAAGCAATACTTGAACACTTTGGAGCATAAAGATATTGACTGGAAACTGGGTTCTACTAATACTATTACAGAAGATCAATGGAAAGAATTCCTGCATGGATATTATCAGGTGATCCATGAAGATGTAATCATAAATGAGGCAGAAAATTATGTAAGCCAGTGCCAAGATATTTTACAAAAACTGAAGGCAGTGAACCCACAGCTGGACATTGAAGGAGAAAGAAATATATGGATTGTAAAACCAGGAGCTAGCAGCAGAGGAAGGGGCATAACCTGTATTGATCACCTAGAAGAAGCCCTTAAGTTTGTGGACTGTGATCCACTGTTAATAAGTGATGGCAAGTTGGTGGTGCAAAAATATATTGAGAGGCCACTACTAATTTATGGCACCAAATTTGATGTACGCCAATGGTTTGTGGTAACCAACTGGAATCCACTAACTATCTGGTACTACAAGGAGTGTTACCTGCGTTTTTCATCGCAACCGTTCTCCTTGAAGAACCTACACTCTTCTATACACCTGTGCAATCATTCCATACAAAAGTACTGTAAAATTTCCCAGAGCCGCCATCCACAGCTCCCAGAAGAAAACATGTGGTTCAAGAATCAGTTTCAAGATTACCTCCAGATGATTGGAGCAACCAATGCATGGAAAGAAATAATTGAGCCAGGGATGAAAGCAGCAATAATTCACACCCTGCAATGTTCGCAGGACAAGGTGGTAGGAAGAAAAAACTGTTTTCAGTTCTATGGTGCAGACTTCATGTTTGGAGAGAACTTCCAACCCTGGTTGATTGAGATTAATGCCTGTCCTGCTATGTCACTGTCTACATCAGTGAATAGCAAGCTTTGCATTAGGGTCCAAGAGGACATACTACGCCTTATCCTAGACCGGAAACAGGATGCTGATGCATATGTGGGAGCATTTGAGCTAATTTATAAACAACCTGCAATAAAAATCCCTCAACATGACAGTAAGCAGCTGTTAGTTAAAGGGACTGCAATCAAAAAAACACTCCAGACCTCACCATTCATGACCAATGAAAAGAACCAAACATCCAGTGGTAGTATTGCTAAGGGTGAAAGGAACCCTTGCTTATTAAACAGAGCAAAAACGACAGCAACCTGGAAAGAAATAAAAGGAGGGAGAGAAACTTCACCTTCCAAGAAGGTTGAGGTCACTGTACTTCCTACTGTTAAACAGGGGCTGGAGAAGAGAAAGGTAATTAACCAGTATCAGCTAC contains these protein-coding regions:
- the LOC100493511 gene encoding tubulin monoglycylase TTLL3 gives rise to the protein MERTIPRKTVKTQQQKECALDTKIKKQPTAKDKHDVSPTKGHKPINTYRKEINPDSLKQAKLLVEKAIKEKKVFAIQGYYPYIRSGLKSRGWVEKNIHKVRRQHDDDTEGICDLMSRLLHDQDPNFVWASTHDSLNRHVLKNDQIIINHFPKSVFTTKVGLCLNLRNLHWFADADPNSFSPRCYRLGVKEEKQAFIEDFRLTAACSILKLVSREGKNMPNRRDVKKEITAALLLKYYKKAKPLITSVPVQVIKTALKACKQYLNTLEHKDIDWKLGSTNTITEDQWKEFLHGYYQVIHEDVIINEAENYVSQCQDILQKLKAVNPQLDIEGERNIWIVKPGASSRGRGITCIDHLEEALKFVDCDPLLISDGKLVVQKYIERPLLIYGTKFDVRQWFVVTNWNPLTIWYYKECYLRFSSQPFSLKNLHSSIHLCNHSIQKYCKISQSRHPQLPEENMWFKNQFQDYLQMIGATNAWKEIIEPGMKAAIIHTLQCSQDKVVGRKNCFQFYGADFMFGENFQPWLIEINACPAMSLSTSVNSKLCIRVQEDILRLILDRKQDADAYVGAFELIYKQPAIKIPQHDSKQLLVKGTAIKKTLQTSPFMTNEKNQTSSGSIAKGERNPCLLNRAKTTATWKEIKGGRETSPSKKVEVTVLPTVKQGLEKRKVINQYQLPKLCAHEKTITRKDPARTKKEAFGPKKLLNVDSGPLQVIGQLAKKPASLTSSLCKGPSSLAYQMCTSGKTNKIMRIDK